GGGCAACCTCTACCTCGGCGTCGGCGACGACACCTCCCCGAACGCGCCCGGCCACAACGGCTACCCGCCGATGGACCATCGCGCCTCCGAGCGCTGGGACGCGCGCAAGACGGCGGCCAACACCGCCGACCTGCGCGGCAAGGTCCTGCGCATCAAACCGATCGAGGACATTCCGCCTCCGTCCTCAGGGAGCGCCCCCGATCCCGGCCTGGACAAGACCTACACGGTCCCGAAGGGCAACATGTTCCCGCCGGGGACCCCGAAGACCCGGCCGGAGATCTATGCCATGGGCTTCCGGCAGCCCTTCACGGTGCACACCGACCCCGCCAACCCGGGTACGGTCGTCGTCGGCGAGTACTGCCACGACAACACGGTGGACCAGGCCAACCGTGCCCCGGCCGGCACCTGCGAGTGGGATCTGGTCGACGGGCCCGGCTTCCAGGGCTGGCCGTTCTGCGTCGGCGACAACTCGAAGACCAACACCACGTGGCGCTGGAACTACGAGACCAACTCCTCGACCGGTCAGCAGTACGACTGCTCGCTCGACAAGATCCCGGCCGACCTCGCCTGGGCCCCGCCGGGCGGCAAGGGCTCGCAACCCACATTCCAGGGCCTCGATGAAATCCCGGGCCCCGCGAAACCGGCGACGATCTGGCGCAAGTACCCCGGCAACCCCGGCGGTCAGGACCCGATGGCCTTCGGCGACCTGGGCCCCGGAGGCATGCAGCCGGTCACCGGCCCGGTCTACCGATACAAGGACAGCTACGGTCCCGGCGCCTTCCCGCCCTACTACGACGGCTCGTGGCTGATCACCAACCGTGGCGCCGACAACGGGTTCTGGAAGGAGGTCCGCCTGCGGGAGGACAACAACCAGATGCTCCGGGTCAACGACTGGCTGCCGGTCAACCACTTCGGCACGCCGAACAGCAGCTTCGTGATCCCGACCAGGTTCGGGCCCGACGGCGCCCTCTACATGGGGCGCTGGACCTTCGGCTGCTGCCGCAACCAGGCCAACTCCTCAATGAAGATGGAGCTGGTCAAGATCGAGTTCAAGCCCTCGACCACGTGCGCGGAGGACACCCAGGCACCGACGGTGGCGCACCAGATCGAGGGCCGGGCCCACCCCAGCCAGCAGAACACCTACATCGACTCGGCCACGCTCAAGCTCACCGCCAACGATGTCGGCTGTGCCGGCGTGGAAAAGACCGAGTACCGCGTCAACGGCGCAGCGTGGACCGCCTACGACGCGCCGGTCCCGATCAAGAACCCGGGCAAGTACACGGTCGACTACCGGGCCACCGATTACTCCGGAAACACCTCCAGCCCGCAGAGCGCCGTCTTCACGGTGCTCGACGGCGGCAGGACGCTCCCCACGACGTGCGACATCTTCGCGATGGGCACGGGGTGGAGTCCCGGCAACTGCGAGATCACCCGCGGTGGCACCGTCACCTGGCACTTCAACGCGCCGGATGCGGGGATGCCGCACGATGTCTGGCTCGTGCCGCCCGGCGGCAATCCGGACCCGAACGGCGGCGACATCTTCGAGGTCACCAAGGGCGCTGTCTCGCCGGGAGGGCCGCCGGTCTCATACACCTTGGACAAGGAAGGGACCTGGACGGTCATCTGCAGGCTCCACTCCGGCTACGACGGCAAGAAGTGGGCGGGCATGGTCACGACGATCACGGTCGGCGGAGGCGCCAAGGGTGTCTACACCATCGCCCCGAAGCACAGCGGCAAGTACATCACGCCGCAGAACGCCTCGACCGCCGACGACGCCAAGATCGTTCAAATGAGTGCGACGGAGGGCAGCGAGCAGCAGTGGGAGGCCATTCCCTTCACCGCGGGCGCCTACCAGCTCAAGAACGTCAAGAGCGGCAAGTGCCTTGACGTGCCGACCGGCTCGACCGCGACGGGCACCCAGCTCGTCCAGTACTCCTGCCATCCCGACGGACATAAGGACCAGGTCAACCAGCGCTTCTATCTCATCCCGTCCGGAGATGCCTACCAGGTCAATTCGGCGGTGAGTGGCCTGTGCCTCGACATCAACGGCAACTCCAAGGCCGACGGCGCCGCGTTGATCCAGTGGACCTGCAGCAACGCCGACAACCAGCGGTTCGGCTTCACCCCGGTTTCCTCTCCCGGCGTTCCGCTGACCGTGACCGCCTCGTCCCGCTGCGTGGGCACGACGGCGTACGTTGCGGTGACGGCCGTCAACGACGCCGATGTGCCGGCGAGCGTGACGTTGACGACTCCGTACGGTTCCAAGACCGTGGCCGACGTGGCCCCGGGCAAGCAGGCC
The sequence above is drawn from the Microbispora sp. ZYX-F-249 genome and encodes:
- a CDS encoding ThuA domain-containing protein, with the protein product MVALGAMLAPATTAQAKSTHLAAAAPAASTGPANRGLLASLAKEEDGKRVLIYTGTTGYRHAEAIDNGRPVVQAALKAAGYEVDWEDCDNNGGGANNCDNPNKNPRIFTDDNLARYNAILFLNASWSWAGGGRPGPLLDQAQRDALIRFTQNRGGIAAVHNMTDAGAGVSVWDWWDGGPDSVIGTTMTAHSNGSATGNAATVQVADHNHLSTKDLPDTYQLADEHYNFVRSVRGTHHVLETFDERTYNTGSQKMGQDHPTTWCKLYDGDRVKDGTATPRSYDDGRTWVTSQGHFGVRYSENGGDNPLVKQIVGGVRWVAGEGNKTDCSGTVWSNFTRTTLVDNANGPMALDVAPDGKLYWTEIGPTTGYQSQGYVKMHDPNGPPNNSTTVATIPTRADHGNSEDGVLGMSLEPGFDLSNPDKRDIYVYYSPRNPDWPTTGNQQTVGYNLISRFTLNEAGTAFEPAPAGGAGDPAHPYDEREILRVPKAKISGNPSGFPGGPTDNGPGHVGGASLVFDSEGNLYLGVGDDTSPNAPGHNGYPPMDHRASERWDARKTAANTADLRGKVLRIKPIEDIPPPSSGSAPDPGLDKTYTVPKGNMFPPGTPKTRPEIYAMGFRQPFTVHTDPANPGTVVVGEYCHDNTVDQANRAPAGTCEWDLVDGPGFQGWPFCVGDNSKTNTTWRWNYETNSSTGQQYDCSLDKIPADLAWAPPGGKGSQPTFQGLDEIPGPAKPATIWRKYPGNPGGQDPMAFGDLGPGGMQPVTGPVYRYKDSYGPGAFPPYYDGSWLITNRGADNGFWKEVRLREDNNQMLRVNDWLPVNHFGTPNSSFVIPTRFGPDGALYMGRWTFGCCRNQANSSMKMELVKIEFKPSTTCAEDTQAPTVAHQIEGRAHPSQQNTYIDSATLKLTANDVGCAGVEKTEYRVNGAAWTAYDAPVPIKNPGKYTVDYRATDYSGNTSSPQSAVFTVLDGGRTLPTTCDIFAMGTGWSPGNCEITRGGTVTWHFNAPDAGMPHDVWLVPPGGNPDPNGGDIFEVTKGAVSPGGPPVSYTLDKEGTWTVICRLHSGYDGKKWAGMVTTITVGGGAKGVYTIAPKHSGKYITPQNASTADDAKIVQMSATEGSEQQWEAIPFTAGAYQLKNVKSGKCLDVPTGSTATGTQLVQYSCHPDGHKDQVNQRFYLIPSGDAYQVNSAVSGLCLDINGNSKADGAALIQWTCSNADNQRFGFTPVSSPGVPLTVTASSRCVGTTAYVAVTAVNDADVPASVTLTTPYGSKTVADVAPGKQAYQSFNARAGQIGAGTVTVEGTATIDGKQVTSTYDAAYNAISCA